Part of the Streptomyces sp. NBC_01460 genome, GCGCCACCGCGGCCACATCCCCTGGAACGCGGGCATCACCAGGTCGCCCGCCCAGGTGCCGGTGCGGCCGATCACCTCGTCGGAGAGCTCGTCGATCGTGAGCTCGGCGCCGGTCAGGGCGTCGGCCACCGCGGCCACCACCGCCTCGACCTGCTCCGGTGTCATCCGGGCGTCCTTGGTGAACGGGCTGCCGCCCGCCGGCACGGCCGACAGGGCCCCGGTCCACATCGGCAGGTCCTCGGCGGGCAGCAGGTGCACGGTGCCGCGCGGCCCGAACGTCTTCACGACCGTCCGGTCGGTCCACAGCGCCGTACGCACGTTCGTCCGTGTCACCCCCGGCGCACGCAGTCCGGTCGAGAGCTCGGCGGCGGACAGCACCTGCGCATGGGCCCCCAGCATCGCGGCGACGGCACCGGGGACACCGGAGGCGGCGTGGGCGGCCGAGGAGGGGCCGTCGGAGAGGGACTGCCGGTCGAGGCGCCGGGCGTTCGCCCGGGCCCAGGTCACGGTCGCGCCGCGGGCTCGTGTCGTCATGGGCCGAATGTAGGACGTCTACAGGACAGGAACGGTCCTGATGGCGTCCGGCTCAGGCGCCTACGGAGGGTCCCGCAGCGCAGTTCGCCGAATTCGGAGAGTGATTATTTCGTGGCGTGGCACCCAGCATCACTTACGAAGGGTTATGGTGGAAACCCCCCCTCGGGCCGGTCCGTAACCCCCCCCACGGACCGGCCCGTTTTTTGTGCCCGGAGTGTGCTCCGGATGTGCGGGCCGCGTGCGGGGCCGGTGTCGACCCCCGGCGGCGTACGGAGATCCACCCCCCGGCGCACGGAGATCCACCCCGCGGCGGCCGTGTGCCTCAGCCCCGGTTGGCCCAGATGTTGGTGCTCGCGGTGTCCACGGCGAAGGTGTCGATGTCCTTCAGCTCGGCGGCGGTCAGCGCCGGTGCGGCGAGCGCGGCCACGTTCTCCTCCAGCTGCCGCACACTCGACGCGCCGATCAGGGCCGAGGTCATGCGGCTGTCCCGCAGGACCCAGTTGAGCGCCAGCTGGGCGAGCGACTGGCCGCGCCCCTGTGCGATGTCGTTCAGCCCGCGCAGCCGGCGCACCATCTCCTCGGACAGCAGGCCGGGGTCGAGGGACTTGCCCTGGCTGGCGCGCGAACCCTCCGGGATGCCTGCCAGGTACTTGCCGGTGAGCAGCCCCTGGGCGAGCGGCGCGAAGGAGATGCAGCCCATGCCGGCCGCCTCCAGGGTGTCGAGCAGTCCGTCGGACTCCACCCATCGGTTGACCATCGAGTAGGACGGCTGGTGGATCAGGGCCGGCACACCCATCTCCCGCAGGATCCGGGCCGCCTCCGCGGTCTGCGCCGCGGTGTAGGAGGACACGCCGGCGTACAGGGCCTTGCCCTGGCTCACGGCGGAGGCGAGCGCCCCCATCGTCTCCTCCAGCGGGGTGGCCGGGTCGAAGCGGTGCGAGTAGAAGATGTCGACGTGGTCGAGCCCCATGCGCTTCAGCGACGCGTCGAGCGAGGAGAGCAGGTACTTGCGGGACCCCCACTCGCCGTACGGGCCGGGGTGCATCAGATAGCCG contains:
- the mgrA gene encoding L-glyceraldehyde 3-phosphate reductase, which produces MTDSLSYRADTARYDSMEYRRTGRSGLKLPAVSLGLWHNFGDDRALGSQRAILRRAFDLGVTHFDLANNYGPPPGSAELNFGKLFRQDFAPYRDELVISTKAGYLMHPGPYGEWGSRKYLLSSLDASLKRMGLDHVDIFYSHRFDPATPLEETMGALASAVSQGKALYAGVSSYTAAQTAEAARILREMGVPALIHQPSYSMVNRWVESDGLLDTLEAAGMGCISFAPLAQGLLTGKYLAGIPEGSRASQGKSLDPGLLSEEMVRRLRGLNDIAQGRGQSLAQLALNWVLRDSRMTSALIGASSVRQLEENVAALAAPALTAAELKDIDTFAVDTASTNIWANRG